The Pantoea eucalypti sequence GCCTGCCCGACCTGATGCTCAGAAAACAGCAGCCATTTGGCTGACTCGTAGCTCTGCATATCACCGTGATAATCGAGGTGATCGCGGCTGAGATTGGTAAAGACCGCTGCGGCAAACGGCAGCGCCGCGACGCGATGCTGAACCAGTCCGTGTGACGAGACTTCCATTGCGGTCAGGGTCGCCCCTTTTTCCGCCAGATCGTTCAGCAGATGCTGAACATCAACTGCTGAGCCGGTGGTATTTTCTGCCGCGGACAAGTGACCCACCAGCCCATTCCCGACGGTGCCCATGACCGCGCTGGTTTCACCCAGCAGCGTTGCCCACTGCGCCAGCAACTGGGTCGTGGTGGTTTTACCATTTGTACCCGTAACGCCAATCAGCGTCTGTTTCTCACCCGGCTGCTGATAAAAACGGCCTGCTAAGGCTGAAAGACGCTGAGGCAATTGGGCCAGATAGATAACCGGTACGCCGTGCATTTCACGGATTTCGCCGTCGGCGGCTTCGCCTTCAGCTTCGGCCACCACGGCGGCGACGCCCTGAGCAATCGCCTGCGGGATGAAACGGCGTCCATCGACCTGATGGCCTGCAACAGCGACAAACAGATCGCCAGAAGCCGCAATGCGGCTATCCAGTGTCATGTCGCGCAGTGGGCGCGCCGGCGCGCCTGGCACCCAGGGGCCGAGTAAGTCGCGCAGGTTACGATCTGTCACTTGTTTCCTCACTTCTGTTAGTCACCAACTCATTCTTGTCATTGGTCGGTAACGCGTCCGGCTCGATGTTCATGGTGCGCAGTACGCCGCCCATGATGGCACCAAACACCGGGGCAGAAACCGCACCACCGTAATACTTGCCGGCCTGGGGATCGTTGATCACCACCACCAGCGCGAATCGGGGATGACTGGCAGGCGCAACGCCTGCGGTATAGGCAATGTATTTGTTGACGTAGCGACCATCGGGCCCGACTTTTTTCGCTGTACCGGTTTTTATCGCAATCCGATAACCTTTGATGGCCGCTTTGACCCCACCGCCACCAGGCAGCGCCACGCTTTCCATCATATGCATCACGGTTTTCACCAGTGACTCATCGAAAACGCGTTGTCCCGCGACGGGCGGATCCACTTTGGTAATCGACAGCGGGCGATTAATGCCATAGCTGCCAATTGTTGCGTAGACTCGCGCTAACTGTAACGGCGTTACCATTAGCCCGTAGCCGAAAGAGAAGGTGGCCCTCTCTATGTCAGACCACCGTTGTTTTTTAGGGTATAAGCCACTGCTTTCCCCGACCAGCCCCAAATTGGTCGGTTTGCCCAGTCCAAAGCGCGCATAAGTTTCTACAAGCGCTGAGGAAGGCATCGCTAACGCCAGACGTGAAACACCGACGTTACTCGATTTCTGTAAAACCCCTGTCAGGGTCAATTCGTTGTAGCGCGCCACATCCTTGATCTCATGACCATTAACGCGATATGGCACGGTATTCAGGACACTGTTCTCTCTGACCACGCCGCGTTGCAGCGCCGCCATGACCACCATCGGCTTCACGGTCGAGCCAGGTTCGAAAATGTCGGTGATGGCGCGGTTACGCATCAGATCTTTCGGCGTGTTGCCAAGATTATTCGGGTTGTAAGCCGGGCTGTTGGCCATCGCCAGTACTTCGCCGGTATTCACATCCACCAGGACTGCCGTGCCCGATTCCGCTTTGTTAAAGGCCACGGCGTTATTCAGTTCACGGTAGACCAGCGCCTGTAAGCGCTCATCGATGCTGAGAGTCAGGTTATGCGCGGCCCGGCTGTCCACAGAGGAGATATCTTCGATGACGCGACCGTAGCGATCTTTACGCACCGTCCGCTCGCCCGGCGCACCGGTCAGCCATTTATCAAAACTCTTCTCAATGCCTTCAATGCCCTGCCCGTCGATGTTGGTAAAGCCAATCAGATGAGAGGTAACCTGCCCGGCAGGATAGTAACGGCGCGACTCTTCGCGCAGATGAATACCGGGAAGTTTGAGTTTTTTGACGTAGTCGCCGATGGCCGGATTGACCTGACGCGCCAGATAGACAAAGCGGCCTTTAGGATTGGCATTTACGCGCGCGGCCAACTGGTCAAGGGGGATAGAGAGCGCATCAGAGAGTGCCTTCCAGCGGCTGTCCAGCGTGACGCCACCACCGGCGTGCAGCTCTTTTGGATCCGCCCAGATGGCATTAACCGGGACACTCACTGCCAGCGGTCGTCCGGCACGATCGCTGATCATCCCGCGCGAGGTTGGCACCGCCTGAACGCGCAGCGAGCGCAGATCGCCCTCTTTGACCAGCTTGCCAGGATTAATCACCTGCAGCCAGGCAACACGTGACAGCAATCCACCCAGCGCCAGTAAAATACAGCCGCACAGCAACGCAAAACGCCAGCTTACAAAGCTGGCTTTATCTTCCGGTTTCTTCAATTTCAGCGTTCTGCCTGTGCCGCTCATTCGCTAACTTAAGTCCTTATTTCTGCACCACGATATTTTCTTGTGAAGGATCAACGTGCTGCAGCTGCAGCTTCTCGGTGGCGATGCGTTCAACACGGCTGTGATCGCCCAGCGCATTCTCTTCCAGAATCAGGTTGCGCCACTCGATATCCAGCGCGTCACGCTCCAGCACCAGCTGTTCACGCTGTGCCGTTAACAGTCGTGTTTTATGCGTGGTGGTGACCACCAGCACGGCAGAAACCACGACAGCGATCAGCAACAGCACCGGAATCTTGCCCTTTCGCAGCAGATCCCCGCCGATAACGGCAGGCAGACTGTGACGCTCGTTACCGATCATGCGTCGGTTTTCTCCGCGATACGTAAAACCGAGCTGCGCGCGCGTGAGTTCTCAGAGACTTCAGCGTCACCCGGCGACATTTTGCCGAGCAACTTCAGTTCACGGCCACCCAGGGCTCGCAGCTGATGTTCAGTCATCGGTATTCCGGCCGGCACCTGTGGTCCACGACTCTGATCGCGCATAAAGCGCTTAACCAGCCGATCTTCCAGTGAATGGAAGCTGATCACAGAGAGACGGCCCTGCGGTGCGAGTACCTGAACCGCGCCTTTCAGTGCGATATCGATCTCTTCCAGTTCACTGTTAATCCAGATGCGAATGGCCTGGAAGCTGCGTGTAGCCGGATGTTTAAACTTATCTTTCACTGGCATAGCGATGGAGATGACTTCAGCCAGTTCACGGGTGCGGGTCATCGGCTGCTCGCGATTGCGCTCGACAATGGCCCGGGCAATACGTTTAGCGAATCGCTCTTCACCGTAAGTCTTCAGGACGAAAGCGATATCTGCCTCTTCCGCGTGCAGCAACCATTCTGCGGCTGAGTGACCACGCGACGGGTCCATTCGCATGTCCAGCGGTCCGTCACGCATAAAGGAGAAGCCGCGTTCAGCGTCATCCAGTTGCGGCGATGAAACCCCCAGGTCCAGCAAAATCCCGTCAATTTTTCCGACCAGATCCCGTTCAGAAACATACTCTGCCAGCGCAGAAAAAGGGCCATGAATAATTGAAAAACGCGGGTCGGTAATCTCAGCAGCAGCGGCGATAGCTTGCGGATCACGATCGATGGCGATCAGTTTTCCCTTCTCTCCCAGTTGCGAAAGAATCAGGCGTGAGTGGCCACCACGACCAAATGTGCCGTCGATGTAAATACCGTCTTCCCTGATATTGAGGCCGTTAACCGCCTCATCCAACAGCACGGTGGTATGTTTGAAATTTTCCTGCATAGCTATAGCGACAAGTCCTGCAACCGCTCAGATAAAGGTTCCTGAGCCGACTGTTCTGCGTCAATATCGTCCCTGACTTGTTGATACCAGGTCTGTTCATCCCACAGCTCAAACTTATTGAACTGTCCAACCAGCATCACTTCTTTGGTTAATTTTGCGTGCTGCCGAAGCGTATTCGCCAGCAGCAGGCGGCCTGCATTGTCCATCTGACATTCACTGGCATGTCCCAGCAGCAAACGCTGCACGCGGCGCTCAAGTGGATTCATACTGGAAAGGCGTGCCAGCTTTTTTTCAATGATTTCCCATTCGGGCAGGGTGTAAAGCAACAGGCATGGCTGGTGGAGGTCGATGGTACAGACCATCTGCCCCTGAGACTCCCCAATCAGCAATTCGCGATATCGCGTGGGTACGGCGAGCCGCCCTTTGCTGTCGAGATTGACTAACGTTGCTCCGCGGAACATGCCAGTCTCTTCTCCTCATCACCCATTTACGCCACTTTATCCCACTTTTTACCACGAAACGAGTTTAAGGATCCCATGAAATCCTTGTCAAGCCGGAGCGGCAGTTGAACATCACTCTTTACAAGGCGCAAAATTAAAGTCTGGCGACGATATAATCGAATAAAAGGAGAAACTAAAAATTAAGCCAATGAATAACTGAATAAAAAAAATGGCTCGGGGAAAAAAGACTAAAAATGAAACAATGTAAAGGGTTAAATATTTATCCTGATTTCTGAGACAGCGGCGGCATTTTAGGGGATTTCTGAATGGAAGCCCAGCGGCTTCAGGGCAGACGGGAAAGAAGGTTTGTTGAAGTTGTAAGCAAATAATAGGTATCGGGCTTTCTGCTTTGTTAGATTTGATGAGCAGAATTTACCCTTTTTTACGTCGACCTGTTTATTTAATCAGTAAATCGCGAAATAAAAGGGGCAGTATAATACTGCCCGTTACTCATTTAACTCTTCGGCTTAATTGTCCGCGACGGTATAAATTACGCCGGATACGGGTTAAGCCTGGTTTTGGTTTTCGGGGTTCGTCCAGTGAGGCTAAAACTAATTCCAGCACGCGCTCTGCCACGTCACGATGACGCTGACCAACGGCCAGGACCGGACACTCAAGAAAGTCCAGTAATTCGTGGTCGCCAAAGGTGGCAATCGCCAGCTCCGTCGGCAGGCGGCCGTTTCGTTTCAGCGTCACATCCATCACACCCTGCAGCAGCCCAAAAGAGGTGGTGAAAAGCGCCTCTGGCATCGGATGATCTTCAAGGTATTTCTCAAACAGTGCAGCAGCAGCAGTGCGTTCGAAGCTGTTGCAGTAGATATAATCAATCGGACGGGGATCGTCTTTCCAGGCATCGCGGAAACCCATTTCGCGCAGGAAGCTCACTGACAGTTCGGGTAACGCACCGAGGAACAGCACATTTTTAACGTCGAGCTGACGCAGTTCAGCAGCCAGTGTCTGGGCATCGTCCTGATCGGCCCCGACGACACTGGTAAAATGTTCACGATCCAGCGCACGGTCGAGCGCAATTATTGGCAGAGAATCGTTGATCCAGCGCTGATAAAAGGGATGCTCTGGCGGTAATGAGGTGGAAACGATAATTGCATCGACCTGGCGCTGCAGCAGATGTTCAATGCAGCGCATCTCGTTTTCAGGCTGATCTTCAGAACAGGCGATCAGAAGCTGATAGCCGCGCTGACGTGCCTGTCGCTCAAGATAGTTTGCAATACGCGTATAACTGGTATTTTCCAGATCAGGGATCACTAACCCAATGGATCGCGTACGCCCGGCGCGCAGCCCCGCAGCCACCGCATTAGGGTGATAATTATGTTCACGTACCACTGCCATGACTTTTTCAACGGTCTTGTCGCTGACACGATACTGCCGCGCTTTGCCGTTGATCACATAACTGGCCGTGGTGCGCGACACGCCTGCCAAACGCGCAATTTCATCCAGTTTCACAATAACCCCACCATCAAATCCGCTTTTACGGCAGAAATAGCCGCAGTTAAGCTATGGATAACTCATGTCTATCATCTAACAGCAGAAAAGTGCGCGGAGCAACCGCTTTTCTGAATGTAATCCGCCTGGCGCATAAAAAATAAAAAAACCCGGCATTTCGCCGGGTTAGGTGAGGATTGATGATGACGCAGCGTGATTAACGCATGATGCGATCGCCGCGTGAAACGCCGACGATACCGGAGCGCGCCACTTCAACAATTTCAGCGACATCGCGGACGGTGCTCAGGAAGGCGTCCAGTTTGTCGCTGGTGCCTGCCAGCTGAACCGTGTACAGCGTCGGCGTTACATCGATGATCTGACCACGGAAGATCTCGGCGTTACGCTTCACCTCTTCGCGACCATAACCACTGGCCTGAATCTTCACCAGCATGATTTCGCGCTCAACATAGGCGCCCTGCCCCAGCTCGGTGACGCGCAGGACATCCACCAGCTTGTGCAGTTGCTTTTCAATCTGCTCCAGTACCTTCTGATCGCCCACCGTCTGAATGGTCATCCGCGACAGTGTGGGATCGTCGGTTGGCGCCACGGTCAGGCTTTCAATGTTATAGCCGCGCTGTGAGAACAGGCCGACGACACGGGATAATGCGCCGGATTCGTTCTCCAGCAGAACTGATAAAATACGACGCATAATTATGTCCTCTCCGTTTTGCTCAACCACATCTCATCCATGCTGCCACCGCGAATCTGCATTGGGTAGACATGTTCGCTACCGTCAACGGTGACATCCACAAAGACCAGACGCCCCTTCGCCAGGGTTTCCAGCGCCAGCGTCAGCTTCTCTTCCAGCTCAGCCGGATGCTCAATCGCGATCCCGACGTGACCGTAGGCTTCCGCCAGACGCACGAAGTCAGGCAGCGATTCCATATAAGACTGGGAGTGGCGACCCGAGTAGATCATATCCTGCCACTGTTTCACCATGCCCAGCACCCGGTTATTCAGGTTCAGTACCAGCACCGGCAGATCGTACTGCAATGCTGTTGAAAGCTCCTGAATATTCATCTGGATACTGCCATCGCCCGTTACGCAGATGACGGTCTCTTCCGGCAGCGCCATTTTCACACCCAGCGCCGCGGGCAGGCCAAAGCCCATGGTGCCCAGACCGCCAGAGTTGATCCAGCGGCGCGGTTTATCGAAAGGATAATAGAGCGCAGCAAACATCTGGTGCTGACCTACATCTGACGTGACATAGGCATCGCCTTTGGTCAGCCGGCTGATGGTTTCAATCACGGCC is a genomic window containing:
- the rsmH gene encoding 16S rRNA (cytosine(1402)-N(4))-methyltransferase RsmH, which codes for MQENFKHTTVLLDEAVNGLNIREDGIYIDGTFGRGGHSRLILSQLGEKGKLIAIDRDPQAIAAAAEITDPRFSIIHGPFSALAEYVSERDLVGKIDGILLDLGVSSPQLDDAERGFSFMRDGPLDMRMDPSRGHSAAEWLLHAEEADIAFVLKTYGEERFAKRIARAIVERNREQPMTRTRELAEVISIAMPVKDKFKHPATRSFQAIRIWINSELEEIDIALKGAVQVLAPQGRLSVISFHSLEDRLVKRFMRDQSRGPQVPAGIPMTEHQLRALGGRELKLLGKMSPGDAEVSENSRARSSVLRIAEKTDA
- the mraZ gene encoding division/cell wall cluster transcriptional repressor MraZ, translated to MFRGATLVNLDSKGRLAVPTRYRELLIGESQGQMVCTIDLHQPCLLLYTLPEWEIIEKKLARLSSMNPLERRVQRLLLGHASECQMDNAGRLLLANTLRQHAKLTKEVMLVGQFNKFELWDEQTWYQQVRDDIDAEQSAQEPLSERLQDLSL
- the ftsL gene encoding cell division protein FtsL, whose protein sequence is MIGNERHSLPAVIGGDLLRKGKIPVLLLIAVVVSAVLVVTTTHKTRLLTAQREQLVLERDALDIEWRNLILEENALGDHSRVERIATEKLQLQHVDPSQENIVVQK
- a CDS encoding peptidoglycan glycosyltransferase FtsI, which gives rise to MSGTGRTLKLKKPEDKASFVSWRFALLCGCILLALGGLLSRVAWLQVINPGKLVKEGDLRSLRVQAVPTSRGMISDRAGRPLAVSVPVNAIWADPKELHAGGGVTLDSRWKALSDALSIPLDQLAARVNANPKGRFVYLARQVNPAIGDYVKKLKLPGIHLREESRRYYPAGQVTSHLIGFTNIDGQGIEGIEKSFDKWLTGAPGERTVRKDRYGRVIEDISSVDSRAAHNLTLSIDERLQALVYRELNNAVAFNKAESGTAVLVDVNTGEVLAMANSPAYNPNNLGNTPKDLMRNRAITDIFEPGSTVKPMVVMAALQRGVVRENSVLNTVPYRVNGHEIKDVARYNELTLTGVLQKSSNVGVSRLALAMPSSALVETYARFGLGKPTNLGLVGESSGLYPKKQRWSDIERATFSFGYGLMVTPLQLARVYATIGSYGINRPLSITKVDPPVAGQRVFDESLVKTVMHMMESVALPGGGGVKAAIKGYRIAIKTGTAKKVGPDGRYVNKYIAYTAGVAPASHPRFALVVVINDPQAGKYYGGAVSAPVFGAIMGGVLRTMNIEPDALPTNDKNELVTNRSEETSDRS
- the ilvN gene encoding acetolactate synthase small subunit encodes the protein MRRILSVLLENESGALSRVVGLFSQRGYNIESLTVAPTDDPTLSRMTIQTVGDQKVLEQIEKQLHKLVDVLRVTELGQGAYVEREIMLVKIQASGYGREEVKRNAEIFRGQIIDVTPTLYTVQLAGTSDKLDAFLSTVRDVAEIVEVARSGIVGVSRGDRIMR
- the cra gene encoding catabolite repressor/activator produces the protein MKLDEIARLAGVSRTTASYVINGKARQYRVSDKTVEKVMAVVREHNYHPNAVAAGLRAGRTRSIGLVIPDLENTSYTRIANYLERQARQRGYQLLIACSEDQPENEMRCIEHLLQRQVDAIIVSTSLPPEHPFYQRWINDSLPIIALDRALDREHFTSVVGADQDDAQTLAAELRQLDVKNVLFLGALPELSVSFLREMGFRDAWKDDPRPIDYIYCNSFERTAAAALFEKYLEDHPMPEALFTTSFGLLQGVMDVTLKRNGRLPTELAIATFGDHELLDFLECPVLAVGQRHRDVAERVLELVLASLDEPRKPKPGLTRIRRNLYRRGQLSRRVK